Proteins encoded together in one Cicer arietinum cultivar CDC Frontier isolate Library 1 chromosome 4, Cicar.CDCFrontier_v2.0, whole genome shotgun sequence window:
- the LOC101494278 gene encoding zinc finger protein 11-like, whose translation MARSKTTSSEESDEQEVQTKRSYDCTFCKRGFTNARALGGHMNIHRKERTNYEANQTTHNFMCSSSFVPIVSRQPSTYYCLLEPTRNYDMYIHPSTTNPRNPSPDFQYDFLNTSTESLMETNLSLQIGSSNECNDQVWRGTEKDGEGVNLELRLGHSSYSNY comes from the coding sequence ATGGCAAGGTCAAAAACCACATCAAGTGAAGAAAGTGATGAGCAAGAAGTTCAAACCAAGAGATCTTATGATTGCACATTTTGCAAAAGAGGTTTCACTAATGCAAGGGCATTAGGAGGCCACATGAATATTCATAGAAAAGAGAGAACAAATTATGAGGCCAATCAAACCACACACAATTTCATGTGCTCATCATCTTTTGTTCCTATTGTTTCAAGGCAACCCTCAACATATTATTGCCTTTTGGAGCCTACTAGGAACTATGACATGTATATTCATCCATCAACAACAAACCCTAGAAACCCTTCTCCTGACTTTCAATATGATTTTCTTAACACAAGCACCGAGTCTTTGATGGAAACCAATTTGAGCCTCCAAATTGGTTCAAGTAATGAGTGTAATGATCAAGTTTGGAGAGGAACTGAGAAAGATGGTGAAGGGGTGAACCTAGAGCTTAGGCTTGGTCATAGTTCATACTCAAACTACTAA